The following are from one region of the Magallana gigas chromosome 4, xbMagGiga1.1, whole genome shotgun sequence genome:
- the LOC105317641 gene encoding kinesin-like protein KIF28P: protein MTWHQFKVFSPNAQKKNVLEYVKPNSIRIVNDKKGGLKVYDHVFWSCDGYKERHDGYLEPAGEKSDYADQERIFQDVGKDLLDHLFQGYNCTLFAYGQTGSGKSYTIMERGVNKGILPRMTDSIFEIANSNYDQNIEYQVSFSMAEIYNEKVYDLFTEINSKQNERTALKIENCKAKNLSCFPVANSNDIAHYLEKGYKNRSIASTNMNEYSSRAHTIATIYLAQISTTEKSTLKSQINIVDLAGSERAAKTGAKGTRLEEGGKINRSLMHLGTVIRDF from the exons ATGACATGGCATCAATTCAAAGTATTCAg CCCAAATGCCCAAAAGAAAAATGTACTGGAGTATGTAAAGCCAAATTCAATTCGTATTGTGAACGACAAAAAAGGAGGCCTCAAAGTTTATGACCACGTGTTTTGGTCATGTGACGGTTATAAGGAGAGACATGATGGTTATCTTGAGCCTGCTGGGGAGAAAAGTGATTACGCTGATCAG gaaagaATATTCCAAGATGTTGGAAAGGATTTGCTGGATCATTTGTTCCAGGGATATAATTGTACCTTATTTGCATACGGACAGACAGGAAGTGGCAAATCATACACAATCATGGAGCGTGGAGTAAATAAAG GAATTCTTCCAAGAATGACCGACAGTATTTTTGAAATAGCAAACAGCAATTACGACCAGAATATTGAATATCAG GTTTCTTTCAGCATGGCTGAAATCTACAATGAAAAagtttatgatttatttacGGAAATCAacagtaaacaaaatgaaagaacGGCCCTTAAAATAGAAAATTGCAAGG caaaaaaccTCAGTTGCTTTCCGGTTGCAAACTCCAACGATATAGCCCACTATTTAGAAAAAGGTTATAAAAACAGAAGCATCGCCTCCACCAATATGAACGAATATAGCAGCAGAGCACACACGATAGCCACTATATACCTGGCACAAATAAGCACAACGGAGAAATCGACATTGAAATCACAGATAAACATCGTAGATTTGGCTGGAAG CGAGAGAGCTGCAAAAACAGGAGCAAAAGGAACCCGCTTAGAGGAAGGAGGAAAGATAAATAGATCTCTAATGCACTTAGGGACGGTCATTAGAG ATTTCTAA